In a single window of the Chitinophagales bacterium genome:
- a CDS encoding TaqI-like C-terminal specificity domain-containing protein codes for MKPIQLKPRKALNKAFLKVKPHRAEIEHFKSNLKQLLDRSNDTESEEFHKNLVTDFLKKTYYEPNHFINTKGRNDLVIHNGSKANSPVGVIVEAKKPTNKNEMLGKENINTKAFHELVLYYLRERIEHKNLEVRHLIATNIYEWFIFDASVFEKIFAQNKSLVKQFIDFNEGRLSGKTTDFFFREIAAPFIAALDQEIEFTYFDIRQYEKPLRNENPKDDNKLIALFKLLSPEHLLKLPFTNDSNSLDKRFYGELLHIIGLTETKHGGKKLIERNKVGNRNTGSLLENTIIQLDSLDKINRLEKPTQFGITHDERLFNVGLELSITWINRILFLKLMEAQLITYHSGDNSFEFLSIKKIQNFDDLNSLFFQVLARKHAERNEDVKSLFEMVPYLNSSLFEPTNIEHNTLFISNLRDDKTIPIFNGTVLKDSKGKKRSGELNTLEYLFQFLNAYDFSSEGAEDIQEENKSLINASVLGLIFEKINGYKDGSFFTPGFITMYMCHEAIRKAVLQKFNDTKGWNCKNHDELYDKINDRNEANQIINDLKICDPAVGSGHFLVSALNEIIAIKNDLNILQDRNGRRLKEYEVEVVNDELIVTDEDGELFEYKPGNKESQRIQETLFHEKQTIIENCLFGVDINPNSVKICRLRLWIELLKCAYYKNKTELETLPNIDINIKCGNSLISRFDIKANLSKALKKSKWTIEGYRLAVDTYRNATDKAEKREMMKLIDDIKSDFRSEISQNDPKVKKLQKLQYEYNLLVAPNIFKEEEATYGNKQNRKKAKDRLKNLEENIEKLGAEIEEIKNNRIYENAFEWRFEFPEVLNEKGDFMGFDLVIGNPPYIRQESFKEIKAYLQSRFKIFTGTADLYTYFVELGLNILKKQGDFVFIIPNKWMRAGYGKALRNFIQENTIVQIIDFGDLPVFEEATTYPCIIQIDKSKNEENSFKAANIDTLDFPAGISSFIDAHSIEVISNELPDSGWTLIDARVQKLLAKLREKGVPLREYVSDNIYYGIKTGLNEAFVIDEATRNRLIEEDPNSAKVIKPFLAGRDIKRYAAPKINKYLIFFPKGFTIKRNLPPDDSNFEDAVSEPPPRYGDMPYDDAWSWLQDNFPAIAKHLKPFEAKAKARYDKGDFWWELRACDYYDEFEKPKIMLPDIALKAQAMIDNSKAYCVNTAYIIPVNDLGLLAVLNSRLVHFFYSNLTSSIRGGYLRFIRQYLEQIPVHPEISNNKSIQAKAEAIISLKKQNPESDTSALETEIDQLVYELYGLSEEEIGVVEGSLK; via the coding sequence ATGAAACCGATACAACTAAAACCCAGAAAAGCACTCAACAAAGCTTTTTTAAAAGTAAAGCCCCACCGAGCTGAAATTGAGCATTTTAAAAGCAACTTGAAGCAATTGCTAGATAGGAGCAATGACACCGAATCTGAGGAATTTCACAAAAACTTAGTAACAGATTTTTTGAAAAAAACCTATTATGAACCCAATCATTTTATAAATACCAAAGGAAGAAATGACCTTGTAATCCACAATGGCTCTAAAGCCAATAGTCCAGTTGGGGTAATTGTTGAAGCCAAAAAGCCCACTAATAAAAATGAGATGCTCGGCAAAGAAAACATCAACACCAAAGCATTTCACGAACTGGTTTTGTATTATCTACGCGAACGCATTGAGCATAAAAACCTTGAAGTCAGACACTTAATTGCCACCAATATTTACGAGTGGTTTATTTTCGATGCCAGTGTTTTTGAAAAAATCTTTGCCCAAAACAAAAGCCTGGTCAAACAATTCATCGATTTTAACGAAGGTCGGCTGAGCGGAAAAACCACTGATTTCTTTTTCAGGGAAATTGCTGCACCTTTTATTGCTGCACTCGATCAGGAAATAGAGTTTACCTACTTTGATATCAGGCAGTATGAAAAACCCTTGCGCAATGAAAATCCTAAAGACGACAATAAACTGATTGCACTTTTCAAACTGCTTTCGCCCGAACACTTGCTCAAACTGCCTTTCACCAATGACAGCAATAGCCTTGATAAGCGATTTTACGGGGAATTGCTGCACATTATTGGGCTTACTGAAACGAAACATGGCGGTAAAAAACTCATTGAAAGGAATAAAGTCGGAAATAGAAATACCGGCTCGTTGCTGGAAAATACCATTATCCAATTAGACAGTTTAGACAAAATAAACAGGCTGGAAAAACCTACTCAATTTGGCATCACGCACGATGAGCGGCTTTTTAATGTGGGCCTTGAGCTCAGTATCACCTGGATCAACCGCATACTTTTCCTAAAACTGATGGAAGCCCAATTGATTACTTATCACAGTGGTGACAATTCCTTTGAGTTTTTGAGCATCAAAAAAATACAGAATTTCGATGATCTCAACAGTCTTTTCTTTCAAGTGCTGGCGCGCAAACATGCCGAAAGGAATGAAGATGTAAAATCACTTTTTGAAATGGTGCCATACTTGAACAGCTCCTTGTTTGAGCCCACCAATATTGAACATAACACACTTTTCATCAGCAATTTAAGGGATGATAAAACCATTCCGATTTTTAACGGAACTGTGCTGAAAGACAGCAAAGGCAAAAAACGAAGTGGAGAACTCAATACGCTGGAATATCTATTTCAATTTCTCAATGCCTATGATTTTAGCAGTGAAGGAGCAGAAGACATTCAGGAAGAAAACAAAAGCCTAATCAATGCCTCGGTTCTGGGGCTAATTTTTGAGAAAATCAATGGATACAAAGACGGCTCGTTTTTTACACCCGGTTTCATTACCATGTATATGTGTCACGAAGCAATCCGAAAGGCAGTATTGCAGAAATTCAACGATACCAAAGGCTGGAATTGCAAAAATCATGATGAACTCTACGATAAAATAAATGACCGCAATGAAGCCAATCAAATCATCAATGACCTGAAAATTTGCGACCCCGCAGTAGGTTCCGGACATTTTTTGGTTTCTGCACTCAATGAGATTATAGCCATTAAAAACGATTTGAACATACTGCAAGACAGAAACGGCAGGCGGCTGAAAGAATATGAAGTAGAGGTAGTAAACGATGAGCTAATTGTTACCGATGAAGACGGTGAATTGTTTGAATATAAACCCGGGAATAAGGAAAGTCAGCGCATTCAGGAAACATTGTTTCACGAAAAGCAAACAATCATTGAAAACTGCCTTTTTGGTGTAGATATCAATCCCAATTCGGTAAAAATCTGCCGACTGCGCCTGTGGATTGAATTATTGAAATGCGCTTATTATAAAAACAAGACCGAGCTGGAAACCCTTCCCAATATTGATATCAATATAAAATGTGGCAATTCATTGATCAGTCGATTTGATATCAAAGCCAACCTTAGCAAGGCATTGAAAAAAAGCAAATGGACCATTGAGGGTTATCGCCTGGCAGTGGACACCTACCGCAATGCTACGGACAAGGCAGAAAAGCGGGAAATGATGAAGCTAATTGATGATATCAAAAGTGATTTCCGTAGTGAAATATCTCAAAATGACCCAAAGGTGAAAAAGCTGCAAAAATTGCAGTACGAGTACAATCTGTTGGTAGCTCCCAATATTTTCAAGGAAGAGGAAGCCACCTATGGCAACAAGCAAAATCGGAAAAAAGCGAAAGATAGACTGAAGAATTTAGAGGAAAACATTGAAAAACTAGGTGCTGAAATAGAGGAAATCAAAAACAACAGGATTTATGAAAATGCCTTTGAGTGGCGCTTTGAATTCCCCGAAGTGCTGAATGAAAAAGGTGATTTCATGGGTTTTGATCTGGTAATTGGGAATCCGCCTTATATCCGGCAAGAATCTTTTAAAGAAATTAAAGCTTATTTACAGAGCCGATTTAAGATATTTACCGGAACAGCCGACCTCTATACTTACTTTGTGGAATTGGGTTTAAATATCCTTAAAAAGCAAGGTGATTTTGTTTTTATTATTCCCAATAAGTGGATGCGTGCAGGGTATGGAAAAGCATTGAGAAATTTTATACAGGAAAACACCATCGTTCAAATCATCGATTTTGGTGATTTGCCGGTATTTGAGGAGGCTACGACCTATCCATGTATCATTCAAATCGATAAATCAAAAAACGAGGAAAACAGCTTTAAAGCTGCAAATATTGATACACTTGATTTTCCGGCAGGAATATCCTCATTTATTGATGCCCATTCCATTGAAGTAATCAGTAACGAGCTGCCTGATTCAGGGTGGACTTTGATAGATGCACGGGTACAAAAATTACTCGCAAAGCTTAGGGAAAAAGGCGTGCCTTTGAGGGAATATGTTTCGGATAACATTTACTATGGTATTAAAACCGGGCTAAACGAAGCTTTTGTAATTGATGAAGCAACGAGAAACAGATTGATAGAAGAAGACCCGAACAGTGCAAAAGTCATAAAGCCTTTTTTGGCAGGTAGGGACATCAAAAGATATGCTGCGCCAAAAATCAACAAATACTTGATATTCTTCCCAAAGGGATTTACGATAAAAAGGAATTTGCCGCCTGATGACTCCAACTTTGAAGATGCAGTTAGTGAGCCGCCACCCCGCTATGGTGATATGCCATATGATGATGCGTGGTCTTGGTTGCAGGATAATTTTCCCGCCATTGCCAAACATTTAAAACCCTTTGAAGCAAAAGCCAAGGCACGCTACGACAAAGGTGATTTTTGGTGGGAATTGCGTGCCTGTGATTATTACGATGAGTTTGAGAAGCCGAAGATTATGCTTCCTGACATTGCTTTGAAAGCACAAGCTATGATTGACAACTCTAAAGCATATTGTGTCAATACAGCTTATATAATTCCTGTAAATGATTTGGGATTATTGGCTGTACTGAATTCAAGATTGGTTCATTTTTTCTATTCCAATCTCACTTCATCAATACGTGGAGGGTATTTGAGATTCATCAGACAATATTTGGAACAGATTCCTGTTCATCCAGAAATATCAAATAACAAAAGCATACAAGCTAAAGCGGAAGCAATAATTTCCCTCAAAAAACAAAACCCCGAGTCCGACACCAGCGCACTGGAAACAGAAATAGATCAATTGGTTTATGAGTTGTATGGCTTGAGTGAGGAGGAGATTGGGGTTGTGGAGGGGAGTTTAAAGTAA
- the ribD gene encoding bifunctional diaminohydroxyphosphoribosylaminopyrimidine deaminase/5-amino-6-(5-phosphoribosylamino)uracil reductase RibD — MKPNHSLFIQRCFDLAAGGIGTVAPNPLVGAVLVYENKIIAEGTHEKYGAAHAEVNCLENVSKADRELIPKSTLYVNLEPCSHFGKTPPCSDLIIEKKIPRLVYANTDPNPLVAGKGLEKLKNAGVEVIGPIVEKEGFFLNRRFFTFHKKQRPYIILKWAQSKDGFINKADGKQNWITRKAARILTHQWRYEEAAIMVGKNTIETDDPLLNNRYYPGENHPLRIVIDAEAELDFKKYKIGNSDLPLLVFNHKKEAEQGKIKWIKISPDHFLEQLLNKLFEMNIQSLIVEGGSFTLNQFIKQGLWDEARVFTGAPLFKEGIKAPAIAQNAAQIYSLEKDSLSIYYRQ; from the coding sequence TTGAAACCGAATCATTCGCTTTTTATTCAAAGATGTTTTGACCTTGCTGCTGGAGGGATAGGTACAGTTGCGCCCAATCCGCTGGTAGGTGCAGTGTTGGTTTACGAAAATAAGATTATTGCCGAAGGCACACATGAAAAATACGGTGCCGCACATGCCGAAGTCAATTGTCTGGAAAATGTAAGCAAAGCCGACCGGGAGCTGATTCCAAAATCCACACTGTATGTGAATTTAGAGCCCTGCTCCCACTTTGGCAAAACCCCACCGTGCAGCGATTTAATTATCGAAAAGAAAATTCCCCGGCTTGTTTATGCCAATACAGACCCCAATCCGCTGGTAGCTGGCAAAGGACTGGAAAAACTGAAAAATGCCGGTGTAGAAGTAATTGGCCCCATAGTGGAAAAAGAAGGTTTTTTTTTAAACAGGCGATTTTTCACTTTCCACAAAAAACAACGGCCATATATTATACTGAAATGGGCGCAGAGCAAAGATGGATTTATCAATAAAGCCGATGGAAAGCAAAACTGGATCACGAGAAAAGCTGCGCGTATTCTCACACACCAATGGCGCTATGAAGAAGCAGCTATAATGGTAGGAAAAAACACGATTGAAACAGATGATCCGCTGCTGAACAACCGCTATTACCCGGGAGAAAACCACCCACTGAGAATTGTAATTGATGCCGAAGCAGAACTGGATTTCAAAAAATATAAAATTGGCAATTCGGATTTGCCATTGCTGGTTTTTAATCACAAAAAGGAAGCAGAGCAAGGTAAAATTAAATGGATTAAAATTTCACCCGATCATTTCCTGGAACAGCTTTTAAATAAGCTTTTTGAAATGAATATCCAATCGCTGATCGTGGAAGGCGGCAGTTTCACTTTGAATCAATTTATTAAACAGGGCTTGTGGGACGAAGCGCGCGTCTTTACCGGAGCACCGCTTTTTAAGGAAGGAATTAAAGCGCCTGCCATTGCTCAAAATGCTGCACAGATTTATTCATTGGAAAAAGATTCACTCTCTATTTATTACAGGCAATGA